A genomic stretch from Empedobacter stercoris includes:
- a CDS encoding L-serine ammonia-lyase, producing MDCISVFDMLKIGVGPSSSHTLGPWRAAEAFLKELDAASIFNKITRIRVDLYGSLSLTGKGHATDFAVMLGLSGADPEYIPVDDISTIINTINSKKQLNFGSRFLIDFDPKTDIVFNREFLDFHANGMMFTAFYENEEFTSTFYSIGGGFITKENEESINADVTCAFPFLFNTSTELLAFCDKENKTISQIMFENEKTLRTEDEIHHELMRVWNTMLECMYIGCHTEGTLPGGLNVKRRAYDMHNNLIGTTPYSNPQEWITSIRKTKVYFRQILKWVSCFALAVNEVNASLGRVVTAPTNGSAGVIPAVLMYYLVIENHKAGQKEIEQFLTTAGVIGSIFKKGATISAAMGGCQAEIGVSSAMAAGALCELMGGSPAQVTIAAEIAMEHHLGLTCDPIGGLVQIPCIERNTMGAIKAINAAELALDTDPLNAKVPLDKVVNTMWETAKDMNNKYKETSEGGLAVAVNIADC from the coding sequence ATGGATTGTATTTCAGTATTTGATATGCTCAAAATTGGCGTAGGTCCTTCAAGTTCTCATACTTTAGGTCCTTGGCGAGCAGCAGAAGCTTTTCTGAAAGAGTTAGATGCAGCTTCAATTTTCAATAAAATTACGCGTATTCGTGTAGATTTGTACGGTTCTTTATCCTTAACAGGAAAAGGACATGCAACAGATTTTGCGGTTATGTTAGGATTGAGTGGCGCAGATCCTGAATACATTCCTGTTGATGATATTTCAACAATAATCAATACAATTAATAGTAAAAAACAATTAAATTTTGGAAGCCGATTTTTAATTGATTTTGATCCCAAAACAGATATTGTTTTTAATAGAGAGTTTTTAGATTTTCATGCAAATGGAATGATGTTTACTGCCTTTTATGAGAATGAAGAATTTACCTCTACATTCTATTCGATAGGAGGTGGATTTATAACAAAAGAAAACGAAGAATCAATTAATGCAGATGTAACATGTGCATTTCCATTTTTATTTAATACATCAACAGAGCTTTTAGCATTTTGTGATAAAGAAAATAAAACAATTTCACAAATCATGTTCGAAAATGAGAAAACACTTCGAACAGAAGATGAAATTCATCACGAATTAATGCGTGTTTGGAATACAATGTTAGAATGTATGTACATAGGATGTCACACAGAAGGTACATTGCCAGGCGGATTGAATGTAAAACGTCGTGCGTATGACATGCACAATAATCTGATTGGAACAACTCCTTATTCTAATCCACAAGAATGGATTACATCTATTCGGAAAACCAAAGTATATTTTCGTCAAATTCTGAAATGGGTAAGTTGTTTCGCACTTGCAGTGAATGAGGTCAATGCCTCGTTAGGTAGAGTGGTAACAGCACCAACAAATGGAAGTGCAGGAGTAATTCCTGCTGTATTGATGTATTATTTGGTGATCGAAAATCACAAAGCGGGACAAAAAGAAATTGAACAATTTTTAACAACAGCAGGTGTTATTGGATCTATTTTTAAGAAGGGTGCTACCATTTCTGCCGCGATGGGAGGTTGTCAAGCTGAAATTGGAGTGTCATCTGCAATGGCAGCAGGTGCTTTGTGCGAATTAATGGGAGGAAGTCCTGCACAAGTGACTATTGCAGCTGAAATTGCGATGGAACATCACTTGGGGTTAACTTGCGATCCAATAGGAGGGTTGGTACAAATACCTTGTATTGAACGCAATACAATGGGAGCAATTAAAGCGATAAATGCTGCTGAATTGGCATTGGATACAGATCCTTTAAATGCAAAAGTACCTTTAGACAAGGTTGTAAATACAATGTGGGAAACTGCAAAAGATATGAATAATAAATACAAAGAAACTTCTGAAGGAGGCTTAGCAGTTGCTGTGAATATTGCAGATTGTTAA
- a CDS encoding DEAD/DEAH box helicase — translation MITFKELGLQEELLTAIEKMGFVNPSPIQEKAIPQILSSDQDVIALAQTGTGKTAAFGLPILNQLDNSSKSVQAIILCPTRELCLQIAKEIETFAADTRGVRVQAVYGGADIVKQIRGLKDNPQIVVGTPGRTMDLIKRGALKINDITWTVLDEADEMLNMGFRDEIDSILETTPEEKQTLLFSATMPSEVRRIASEYMHNPVEIAVSKVNTTSKNIEHHVYLVRSSDRYLALKRLADYYPNIYGIVFCRTRREAKDVADKLMQDGYNADALHGDLSQSQRDHVMEKFRNQNIQILVATDVAARGIDVNELTHVINFNLPDDPEVYVHRSGRTGRAGNKGISIIISGGREARKIRDLEKLIASKIEPKNVPTGAEICEKRLISLIDKIENIEVDEELIEPYMETVNEKLADIDRDTLLKRFLTVEFNSFLEYYKNTKDITPEGDRGDRSDRSSNRRGGRDFSRFFINIGQKHNLRVPNLIGLINEQTRNRNIEIGKIEILRNFSFFEVDTQFESLVLESFKDAQRDGVDLDVQISKPEPRRGDGERRGGGDRRRNGGGDSRGRGFNSRRDSDRERSGGDRGGFRRGDRDRGGYRGGDRDRDSRDSKGGDRGGYRGGDRNRTGSSRRGRD, via the coding sequence ATGATTACATTCAAAGAATTAGGACTTCAAGAAGAACTCCTAACTGCAATTGAGAAAATGGGATTCGTTAACCCTTCTCCAATTCAAGAAAAAGCTATTCCTCAAATCCTTTCATCAGACCAAGATGTTATTGCATTGGCGCAAACAGGTACAGGAAAAACTGCAGCATTCGGGCTTCCGATTTTAAATCAATTAGACAATAGTTCAAAATCAGTTCAGGCAATTATTTTATGTCCAACTCGTGAGTTATGTTTACAAATCGCAAAAGAAATCGAAACTTTTGCAGCTGATACACGAGGAGTACGTGTACAAGCAGTTTATGGTGGAGCTGATATCGTTAAACAAATTAGAGGATTAAAAGATAATCCACAAATCGTTGTAGGAACACCAGGTCGTACAATGGATTTAATTAAACGTGGTGCATTAAAAATTAATGACATTACGTGGACAGTTTTAGATGAAGCTGATGAGATGTTGAACATGGGATTCCGTGACGAAATCGATTCAATTTTAGAAACTACTCCAGAAGAAAAACAAACTTTATTGTTCTCAGCTACAATGCCTTCAGAGGTTCGTCGTATCGCTTCAGAATATATGCACAATCCAGTTGAGATTGCTGTTAGTAAAGTAAATACTACCTCAAAAAATATCGAGCACCACGTTTATTTAGTACGTTCATCAGATCGTTACTTAGCTTTAAAACGTTTGGCCGATTATTACCCAAATATTTATGGTATCGTTTTCTGTAGAACACGTCGCGAAGCGAAAGATGTAGCAGATAAATTGATGCAAGATGGTTATAATGCAGATGCATTACACGGAGATTTATCACAATCACAACGTGATCACGTGATGGAAAAATTCCGTAACCAAAACATTCAAATTCTTGTAGCAACAGACGTTGCAGCTCGTGGAATTGATGTTAATGAGTTGACACATGTTATCAACTTCAACTTACCAGATGATCCAGAAGTTTATGTTCACCGTTCAGGTCGTACAGGTCGTGCAGGAAACAAAGGGATATCTATTATTATTTCAGGTGGACGTGAAGCACGTAAAATTAGAGATTTAGAAAAATTAATTGCTTCTAAAATCGAGCCTAAAAACGTTCCAACTGGTGCAGAAATTTGTGAAAAACGTTTAATTTCTTTAATTGACAAAATCGAAAATATCGAAGTTGATGAAGAGTTAATCGAGCCTTACATGGAAACTGTAAACGAAAAATTAGCTGATATTGATCGTGATACTTTATTGAAACGTTTTTTAACAGTAGAATTTAATTCGTTCTTAGAATATTACAAAAATACGAAAGACATCACTCCAGAAGGTGATCGTGGTGATAGAAGTGATCGTTCTTCTAATCGTCGTGGAGGTCGTGATTTCTCAAGATTCTTCATTAACATTGGACAAAAACACAACTTACGTGTTCCAAACTTAATTGGATTAATCAACGAACAAACACGTAACCGTAACATCGAAATCGGAAAAATTGAAATTTTACGTAATTTCTCTTTCTTCGAAGTAGATACACAATTCGAATCATTAGTTTTAGAATCTTTCAAAGATGCACAACGTGATGGAGTTGATTTAGATGTTCAAATCTCTAAACCAGAACCAAGACGTGGTGACGGTGAGCGTCGTGGAGGCGGAGATCGTCGTCGTAATGGCGGAGGAGATTCTCGTGGACGTGGTTTTAACAGTCGTCGTGACTCTGATCGTGAAAGAAGCGGTGGAGACCGTGGTGGTTTCCGTAGAGGAGATCGCGATAGAGGAGGTTACCGAGGAGGAGACCGTGATCGTGATAGCCGTGACAGTAAAGGAGGAGATCGTGGTGGTTACCGCGGTGGAGACCGTAACAGAACGGGAAGTTCAAGAAGAGGTAGAGATTAA
- a CDS encoding AMP-binding protein has translation MTVQELFNSIRASIEQENYAQLKEIKIFKPEKFNWVRDIFETYNVTQLGEQKGLIWKYNNQREDYTFQDLSIKYNQFLNYLRNKGIVEGDKMFSQVPLLPITWIGYLASIKGGLVIIPAATTLEARDLTFRFESSFPEVALADQANANKIDEAEAKFEQKIKVKLITEGEREGWININDLWNESPEAEAADTKADDDLFYFFTSGTTGMPKVVVHTHYTYPLGGFTTSSWVGMKQGDLHYNISQPGWAKFFWSSFFAPWNMGATILGYHADKFVPKEQLQTIQDLGVITFCAPPTALRVLILEDLKNYHFKLRQCVAAGEPLNPEIIDVWKEGTGITIRDGYGQSESTAMIANLPNENIKYGSMGKPAFLYEIVIADDNGNIVQDCEEGNICVVYNEESINGIFKTYLIQKDKMSKVFKHGLYYTGDKAYKDEDGYVWFVGRDDDVIKASDFRVGPFEVESALLEHDAIMEAAVVASPHELRSNAVKAFVILAPGYEASEELAKDIFRYTEEHLARYKIPRIVQFVESLPKTISGKIRRVELRNQEAKDKQDKIKILNEYFHEKY, from the coding sequence ATGACAGTACAAGAATTGTTTAATTCTATTCGAGCTTCTATCGAACAAGAGAATTATGCGCAGTTAAAAGAAATTAAAATTTTTAAACCAGAAAAATTTAATTGGGTTCGAGACATTTTCGAAACGTATAATGTTACTCAATTAGGTGAGCAAAAAGGATTGATTTGGAAGTACAATAATCAACGAGAAGATTATACGTTTCAAGATTTATCTATTAAGTACAATCAATTTTTAAATTATTTACGTAACAAAGGTATTGTAGAAGGGGACAAAATGTTTTCTCAAGTTCCTTTATTACCAATTACTTGGATTGGCTATCTGGCATCAATCAAAGGTGGATTGGTTATTATTCCAGCGGCTACAACGTTAGAAGCACGTGATTTAACTTTCCGTTTTGAATCATCATTTCCAGAAGTGGCATTGGCTGATCAGGCGAATGCTAATAAAATAGATGAAGCAGAAGCAAAATTTGAGCAGAAAATCAAAGTTAAATTAATCACGGAGGGAGAAAGAGAAGGATGGATAAATATCAACGATTTATGGAATGAATCACCTGAAGCCGAAGCTGCCGATACTAAAGCAGACGATGATTTGTTTTATTTCTTTACTTCTGGTACAACTGGAATGCCCAAAGTGGTGGTGCACACGCATTACACTTATCCGCTTGGAGGCTTTACAACCTCTTCTTGGGTTGGAATGAAACAAGGTGATTTACATTACAATATATCACAACCTGGATGGGCTAAATTCTTTTGGAGTAGTTTCTTTGCTCCTTGGAATATGGGGGCTACAATTTTAGGATATCATGCAGATAAATTTGTTCCAAAGGAACAATTACAAACAATTCAGGATTTAGGTGTGATAACATTTTGCGCACCACCAACTGCTTTGCGTGTATTAATTTTAGAAGATTTAAAAAATTATCATTTCAAACTTCGTCAATGTGTTGCGGCAGGCGAACCGCTTAATCCAGAGATTATAGATGTTTGGAAAGAAGGCACAGGCATAACAATTCGAGATGGATATGGACAATCGGAATCTACAGCTATGATTGCCAACTTACCTAACGAAAATATAAAATATGGTTCGATGGGTAAACCTGCTTTTTTATATGAAATTGTAATTGCAGATGACAATGGAAATATAGTACAAGATTGTGAAGAAGGAAATATCTGTGTTGTGTACAACGAAGAAAGCATTAATGGAATTTTTAAGACATATCTTATTCAGAAAGATAAGATGTCAAAAGTTTTTAAGCATGGATTATATTATACAGGAGATAAAGCGTACAAAGACGAAGATGGCTATGTGTGGTTTGTTGGGCGTGATGACGATGTGATAAAAGCATCAGATTTCAGAGTTGGACCATTTGAAGTAGAAAGTGCGTTATTAGAACATGATGCGATTATGGAAGCTGCTGTTGTAGCAAGTCCACACGAATTGCGAAGTAATGCAGTGAAAGCGTTTGTTATTTTAGCCCCAGGGTATGAAGCTTCGGAAGAATTAGCGAAAGATATTTTCAGGTATACGGAAGAACATTTAGCACGTTACAAAATTCCTCGAATTGTCCAATTTGTTGAATCATTACCCAAAACAATTTCAGGTAAAATACGTCGCGTAGAATTACGAAACCAAGAAGCGAAGGATAAACAAGATAAAATTAAAATTCTAAACGAGTATTTCCATGAGAAATATTAA
- a CDS encoding phage holin family protein gives MFNDLKTYINNRITLTKYDLIDSVSNMLASGIYVLIIAVFALFLLLLGSLALGFILGSYFDDTGLGFLTVTGIYFVVMVLCLLFRKKLKLFLTNIAIENAMEAMSNQDDDDEDDE, from the coding sequence ATGTTTAATGATCTAAAAACCTATATCAATAATAGAATCACGTTAACTAAATATGACTTGATAGATTCTGTCAGTAACATGTTAGCAAGCGGGATTTACGTACTGATTATTGCCGTTTTTGCGCTGTTCTTATTGTTGTTAGGTAGTTTAGCATTAGGATTTATTTTAGGCAGTTATTTTGATGATACAGGATTAGGTTTCTTAACTGTTACTGGAATTTATTTTGTAGTAATGGTACTATGCCTTTTGTTTAGAAAGAAATTAAAATTATTCTTAACAAACATTGCGATTGAGAATGCTATGGAAGCTATGTCTAACCAAGATGACGACGACGAAGATGACGAATAA
- a CDS encoding YtxH domain-containing protein — protein sequence MSKLNNATKLLAGLAIGTAIGAVVGLLYAPESGKDTRKKLKKEADKYKKELDKYANDFSDKAKQTKKELEAKLEEIKSKLADQKDEFVAKAKEAGKDLKTKTNQAKEDLKDEFQENVGV from the coding sequence ATGAGTAAATTAAATAATGCAACTAAATTATTAGCAGGTTTAGCAATTGGAACAGCAATCGGAGCAGTAGTAGGTTTATTGTACGCGCCAGAATCAGGGAAAGACACGCGCAAAAAATTAAAAAAAGAAGCTGACAAATACAAAAAAGAGTTAGATAAATACGCAAATGATTTTTCTGATAAAGCAAAGCAAACAAAAAAAGAATTAGAAGCTAAATTAGAAGAAATTAAATCTAAATTAGCAGATCAAAAAGACGAATTTGTTGCGAAAGCCAAAGAAGCTGGAAAAGATTTGAAAACTAAAACTAATCAAGCTAAAGAAGATTTAAAAGACGAATTTCAAGAAAACGTAGGAGTTTAA
- a CDS encoding pyridoxal phosphate-dependent aminotransferase yields the protein MLILSEKSQNMPASPIRKLVPYADAAKKRGTKVYHLNIGQPDIESPKAVLEGLKKFPSNIISYTHSEGTLEYRQALADYFTNRGIELTPENFIATLGGSEALLFIFGIIANPGDEIIIPEPFYANYNGFTCENDVNIVPVPSTIENNFALPSVEEFAKKITDKTRAILICNPGNPTGYVYSKEELNQLKDLVLEHDIYLIADEVYAEYLYTEEEFTSILSFPELKDNAIVIDSESKRFSLCGARSGALITRNEKFLKAAMLYAQARLSPVEISQYIATLAHKNVGSYFEDCRTEYLKRRNTLIEGLKQIPGVVCPNPKGAFYCMIQLPVDNAEKFAIWLLESFSSNGETVMLAPGAGFYSTPNSGIQEVRLAYVLKEEDLVRSVELLKEALEQYPGTIRS from the coding sequence ATGTTAATATTATCTGAAAAATCACAAAATATGCCAGCTTCTCCTATTAGAAAGTTGGTTCCATACGCAGATGCAGCTAAAAAGAGAGGTACAAAAGTATATCATCTGAACATTGGTCAACCTGATATAGAATCGCCAAAAGCTGTTTTAGAAGGATTGAAAAAATTTCCATCTAACATTATTTCTTACACGCATTCAGAAGGGACGTTAGAATATCGTCAAGCGTTGGCAGACTATTTCACTAATCGTGGAATTGAATTAACTCCAGAGAATTTTATTGCTACGTTAGGAGGTTCAGAAGCTTTATTGTTTATTTTTGGGATTATCGCAAATCCGGGTGATGAAATCATTATTCCAGAACCTTTTTACGCAAATTACAATGGATTTACGTGTGAAAATGATGTAAATATTGTTCCTGTACCTTCAACAATTGAGAATAATTTTGCTTTACCTTCTGTCGAAGAGTTTGCAAAAAAGATTACAGATAAAACGCGTGCAATTTTAATTTGTAATCCTGGAAATCCAACTGGTTATGTTTATTCGAAAGAAGAATTAAATCAATTGAAAGATTTAGTTTTAGAACATGATATTTATTTAATTGCAGATGAAGTGTATGCTGAATATTTATATACAGAAGAAGAATTTACATCTATTTTAAGTTTTCCAGAATTAAAAGATAATGCAATTGTAATTGATTCTGAATCGAAACGTTTTTCTTTATGTGGTGCTCGTTCTGGAGCGTTAATTACACGAAACGAAAAGTTCTTAAAAGCAGCTATGTTGTATGCACAAGCGCGTTTGAGTCCAGTTGAGATTTCTCAATACATTGCAACATTAGCGCATAAAAATGTAGGATCCTATTTCGAAGATTGTCGTACAGAATATTTAAAACGTCGCAATACATTAATAGAAGGTTTAAAACAGATTCCAGGGGTGGTTTGTCCAAATCCAAAAGGGGCTTTCTATTGTATGATTCAATTACCAGTTGATAATGCGGAAAAATTTGCAATTTGGTTGTTAGAGTCATTTTCGTCAAATGGGGAAACTGTCATGTTGGCACCAGGAGCGGGATTTTACTCAACTCCAAATTCAGGAATACAAGAAGTTCGTTTGGCATATGTGCTAAAAGAAGAAGATTTAGTACGTTCTGTAGAATTACTAAAAGAAGCTTTAGAACAATATCCAGGAACAATTAGATCATAA
- the murB gene encoding UDP-N-acetylmuramate dehydrogenase has product MEIIENYSLKLYNTFGIEAKAKYFADVATIQDLRKVLVFRRQKNLPILFIGGGSNMLFVDDFPGIVLKLNLKGIEIINEEDDFVYIKAQGSENWHNFVQWTLENDFGGLENLSLIPGNVGTAPMQNIGAYGVEVKDYIEEVQTLELETGDERTFTNEECQFGYRESIFKNELRGQYVLVAVTFKLSKRNHQLHIDYGAIKSELEKEQIFEPSIQEISAAVIKIRQSKLPDPSQIGNSGSFFKNPVITNEEFVEIEKRHPEISHYKTDSGVKLAAGWLIEHAGWKGKRFGDAGVHDKQALVLVNYGNATGREIYDLSEQIIEDVKSKYGVTLVREVNIIQ; this is encoded by the coding sequence ATGGAAATCATCGAAAATTATTCATTAAAATTATATAACACATTCGGAATAGAAGCAAAAGCAAAATATTTTGCAGATGTCGCAACTATTCAAGATTTACGAAAAGTATTGGTTTTTCGTCGTCAAAAAAATCTTCCCATTTTATTTATTGGAGGAGGAAGTAATATGCTTTTTGTAGACGATTTTCCAGGAATTGTGTTAAAATTAAATTTGAAAGGAATCGAAATTATCAATGAAGAGGATGATTTTGTGTACATAAAAGCGCAAGGAAGCGAAAATTGGCACAATTTTGTTCAATGGACGTTGGAAAATGATTTCGGAGGATTAGAAAATCTTTCTTTAATTCCAGGAAATGTTGGAACAGCACCGATGCAAAACATTGGAGCCTATGGCGTTGAAGTGAAAGATTATATTGAAGAAGTTCAAACATTAGAATTAGAAACAGGCGACGAGCGTACTTTTACAAATGAAGAGTGTCAGTTTGGTTACCGTGAATCTATTTTTAAGAATGAATTAAGAGGTCAATATGTTTTGGTAGCAGTTACATTTAAGTTATCAAAGAGAAATCATCAATTGCATATCGATTATGGGGCAATAAAATCTGAATTGGAAAAGGAGCAAATTTTTGAGCCTTCAATTCAAGAAATTAGTGCAGCCGTGATCAAAATACGTCAAAGTAAATTACCAGATCCTTCGCAAATAGGAAACTCGGGAAGTTTCTTTAAAAATCCTGTTATTACGAACGAAGAATTTGTGGAGATTGAAAAACGTCATCCCGAAATTTCTCATTATAAAACTGATTCGGGTGTAAAATTAGCTGCAGGTTGGTTAATTGAACATGCTGGTTGGAAAGGAAAGCGTTTTGGTGATGCTGGTGTTCACGATAAACAAGCATTGGTTTTGGTGAATTATGGTAATGCTACAGGACGTGAAATATATGATTTGTCTGAACAAATTATTGAAGATGTGAAGTCTAAGTACGGTGTCACATTAGTCAGAGAAGTTAATATTATTCAATAA
- a CDS encoding helix-turn-helix domain-containing protein translates to MKKFLLLLFFSFYTQVGFGNTINSEILKKEISNFNQIGAYNKSIFKLDSLIYSKRVSNYDLYNLYLLKYITYKTLLNYPEAEENLNIAEKYGLKDPNHKKEVETKILIERIFIQFDYLKYDNVNELLKKVEKNNLHFLDPETYAFYISVLGTINILNKDYQQAEKEYNEAVDVLKKESPKHLPNIYRKLLHLYTETNEDQKAIKAFENGLYYAKKFNTKLYILNMYESLTWHYAQNEDWEKAYKTRLIVNDLATDYDAINQSGKLQSLEKEIINKRNNLEVRNQKNIKFFLGIISTILAILLLVLFKYNKINKEKRILVENENERMRKELSDLIDNKSKNEKIVTFSDYNLSERQLEIIDFVRKGLTNKEIATQLYISENTVKYHLKVIYTTLGIDSRNSL, encoded by the coding sequence TTGAAAAAATTTCTCTTATTATTATTCTTTTCTTTTTATACTCAAGTAGGGTTTGGAAACACAATTAATTCCGAAATTCTAAAGAAAGAGATTAGTAATTTCAACCAAATTGGTGCTTATAATAAATCTATTTTCAAATTAGATAGTCTTATCTACTCTAAGAGAGTTAGTAATTATGATTTATACAATTTGTATTTATTAAAATATATTACCTATAAAACTTTATTGAATTATCCAGAAGCTGAAGAAAATCTAAATATTGCTGAAAAATATGGATTAAAGGATCCTAACCATAAAAAAGAAGTTGAAACAAAAATTTTAATTGAGCGAATTTTCATTCAGTTTGATTACCTTAAATATGATAATGTAAATGAATTGCTTAAAAAAGTAGAAAAGAATAATCTTCATTTTTTAGATCCAGAAACGTATGCTTTTTATATTTCTGTTTTAGGCACAATCAATATCCTTAATAAGGATTATCAACAAGCTGAAAAAGAATATAATGAAGCTGTAGATGTATTAAAAAAAGAATCACCCAAACATTTACCAAATATATATCGAAAACTATTGCATCTTTACACCGAAACCAATGAAGATCAAAAAGCGATAAAGGCTTTTGAAAACGGACTGTATTATGCTAAAAAATTCAATACAAAATTATATATTCTGAATATGTACGAATCTCTTACTTGGCATTATGCACAAAATGAAGATTGGGAAAAAGCTTACAAAACGCGATTAATTGTAAATGATCTTGCAACCGATTACGACGCAATAAATCAAAGTGGAAAATTACAAAGTTTAGAGAAAGAAATTATCAATAAACGAAATAATTTAGAGGTTCGAAATCAAAAAAATATCAAATTTTTTTTAGGTATAATTTCTACCATTTTAGCTATTTTACTTTTAGTTCTTTTCAAATACAATAAAATTAATAAAGAAAAAAGAATATTAGTTGAAAATGAGAACGAAAGAATGCGCAAAGAACTCTCAGATTTAATTGATAATAAATCAAAAAACGAGAAAATAGTCACTTTTTCGGACTACAATCTGTCTGAAAGACAGTTAGAAATCATTGATTTTGTAAGAAAAGGATTAACCAACAAAGAGATTGCTACTCAATTATATATTTCTGAAAATACAGTTAAGTACCATTTAAAAGTAATTTACACAACATTAGGTATTGATAGTCGAAATTCTTTATAA
- a CDS encoding acyltransferase family protein has protein sequence MLNSLTSLRFFFAFAVFLSHLTFVKTDLAWYNFLKNNVFFEGYLGVGFFFILSGFVLALNYENKIIENPNFNKKKFYIARIARIYPLHVLTFCVMLPFVILNVWQGTFHWDIAGANLFLLQSYIPIKDFYFSINNVSWSISTELFFYFMFPFYVIWLYKFPKLKYILLLAIPIIIFAEPYFRTDMKMEKAIFYINPLVRSLDFILGIITCQIYKKIKKSPINFSKGTLIELAAIIVLSIFFYFHNDVARAFRYGIYYWIPMVGIVLIFALQRGFFSKLLQHKTLVYLGEISFAFYMIHMIVIKYGNQYLPAINDFLKIGIYFAVALILSALTFEYFEKPVAKWIKEKVR, from the coding sequence ATGTTAAACAGTTTAACTTCTTTACGTTTTTTCTTTGCTTTTGCTGTTTTTTTGAGTCATTTAACGTTTGTTAAAACAGATTTAGCGTGGTATAACTTTCTAAAAAATAATGTCTTTTTCGAAGGGTATTTAGGGGTTGGTTTTTTCTTTATCCTAAGTGGTTTCGTTTTAGCACTTAATTACGAAAATAAAATCATCGAAAATCCTAACTTCAATAAAAAGAAATTTTACATTGCCCGAATTGCTCGAATTTATCCATTGCATGTGCTTACATTTTGCGTCATGTTACCTTTTGTTATACTAAATGTTTGGCAAGGTACTTTTCATTGGGATATTGCTGGAGCAAATCTATTTTTGTTACAATCATACATTCCGATAAAAGATTTTTACTTTTCTATCAACAATGTTTCGTGGAGTATTTCGACTGAATTATTCTTTTATTTCATGTTTCCATTTTATGTCATTTGGCTGTATAAATTCCCGAAACTGAAATACATTTTATTGTTAGCAATTCCGATTATTATCTTTGCAGAACCCTATTTTAGAACAGATATGAAAATGGAAAAAGCTATTTTCTACATCAATCCTTTGGTTCGTAGTTTAGATTTTATTTTAGGAATTATTACCTGTCAGATCTATAAAAAAATAAAAAAATCACCTATTAATTTCTCGAAAGGAACTTTAATCGAATTGGCTGCAATTATCGTTTTATCCATCTTTTTTTACTTCCATAATGATGTTGCAAGAGCGTTTCGTTACGGAATTTATTATTGGATTCCGATGGTTGGAATTGTTTTAATTTTTGCTTTACAACGCGGATTCTTTTCTAAACTATTACAACATAAAACACTGGTTTATTTGGGTGAAATTAGTTTTGCTTTTTATATGATTCACATGATTGTGATAAAATATGGAAACCAATATCTCCCTGCAATAAACGATTTTCTGAAGATTGGAATTTATTTCGCCGTTGCCTTAATTTTAAGCGCTTTGACTTTTGAATATTTCGAGAAACCTGTTGCAAAATGGATTAAAGAAAAAGTAAGGTAG
- a CDS encoding IMPACT family protein yields the protein MTDNYRTIEKPVEDVIFKELGSKFINFAYPVENEDEIKIYLDQLREIHPDANHHCYAYILGIDKKNHRANDDGEPSGSAGLPIYNQILSSEITNILIVSVRYFGGTKLGIPGLVKAYKYAAQVVLEEATIVEKFVSKRIKMVFNYDQQGIVERNVERISGEIKDKHFSDKCMFTISVRESKIDEFIQMFKEYYQMEIKIID from the coding sequence ATGACAGACAATTATCGTACAATCGAAAAACCTGTAGAGGATGTAATTTTCAAGGAATTGGGTAGCAAATTCATCAACTTTGCGTATCCAGTTGAAAATGAAGATGAGATCAAAATATATTTAGATCAATTACGTGAAATTCATCCTGATGCAAATCATCATTGTTACGCTTATATTTTGGGCATAGACAAAAAAAATCATCGCGCAAATGATGATGGAGAACCAAGTGGATCTGCTGGTTTACCAATTTACAATCAAATTTTATCAAGTGAAATTACCAATATATTAATTGTTTCTGTACGTTATTTTGGTGGCACAAAATTAGGAATTCCAGGCTTAGTAAAAGCGTATAAATATGCTGCTCAAGTTGTATTGGAAGAAGCCACTATTGTTGAAAAATTTGTTTCGAAACGTATTAAAATGGTTTTTAATTATGATCAACAAGGAATTGTTGAACGCAATGTAGAGCGAATTTCGGGCGAAATAAAAGACAAACATTTTTCGGATAAATGCATGTTTACCATTTCGGTGAGAGAAAGTAAAATAGACGAATTTATTCAGATGTTTAAAGAATATTATCAAATGGAAATCAAAATTATTGACTAA